One region of Xyrauchen texanus isolate HMW12.3.18 chromosome 11, RBS_HiC_50CHRs, whole genome shotgun sequence genomic DNA includes:
- the LOC127651920 gene encoding HMG domain-containing protein 3-like, which yields MDLHRKGVFKLAVSDLKAPPDDFNGEHDIESFWNSVHLATISHGFFQSSANNPFTVSPSYEHWAPWIGSETRRSGTVLNTEFKKVRTCPSSTEAQLSSVTEDHLIDELAKQKVGVVRKLCKACNIDTKGSRLDLITRLKENMKSRQTYDKVFQSIWGASVGWSVILCPHGIVYSIKFNLRAESPRDFADLLLSWKHFPNACVYDFARGLATHTNLRVPHSLPFQPFEGRLSDPTEENVKAARDGKLLVSLPWLHESVHCGEDNAHPVTGSSEHYVLYDRFHEQNATDPQDILCRIQLVPELKGWLNSQVAEQFFAKMRKSNYFFNNMTPSTHAFLMRSVIHRPNTSTNRALLERQLNSGCRLELLNTITLSTLGQAVIGDASKRRSTTVVAQASSATRSQLTPAEPRSTESIAAQPPTDEAQTQNVGPSHHCGQHCATLTAISNLRPCRTMWSAGGDHPLQEQLVSYVLDEGRPANEIMIKDGPTCLTRENLLSLGLNREMDSMVGNACLRLVKEMVELQGKKVFIMDLHIPPTWLPPLSCDPLGSLPVDSAEKDALIFPLWIQGHFLLCGCCTKAHAWAMGRTVRPGC from the exons ATGGATTTACACAGGAAAGGGGTTTTCAAGCTGGCAG TCAGTGACCTCAAAGCACCCCCTGATGACTTCAACGGAGAACATGACATTGAGAGTTTTTGGAATTCTGTTCATCTTGCGACGATAAGTCATGGTTTTTTCCAAA GCAGTGCAAACAACCCTTTCACTGTCAGTCCAAGCTACGAACACTGGGCACCTTGGATTGGGAGTGAAACACGTCGAAGTGGCACTGTTCTTAACACAGAGTTCAAAAAAGTGAGAACATGCCCCTCTTCAACTGAAGCACAGCTGAGCAGTGTTACTGAGGACCATCTGATTGATGAGTTGGCAAAACAAAAG GTTGGAGTTGTGAGAAAATTGTGCAAAGCCTGCAACATCGACACCAAGGGCTCCCGCCTTGATCTCATAACAAGACTGAAGGAGAACATGAAGAGCAGACAAACATATGACAAGGTCTTCCAAAGCATATGGGGTGCATCTG TTGGATGGTCTGTAATACTTTGCCCACATGGCATTGTATACAGCATCAAATTTAATCTACGTGCTGAAAGTCCCAGGGACTTTGCAGACCTGTTACTCTCCTGGAAGCACTTTCCAAATGCCTGTGTTTATGATTTCGCAAGAGGTTTGGCGACACACACCAATTTGCGGGTTCCTCATTCACTGCCTTTCCAGCCTTTTGAGGGCAGActgtctgatcccacagaagagaaTGTGAAGGCAGCCAGGGATGGAAAATTGCTGGTATCACTGCCATGGCTACATGAAAGTGTGCACTGTGGGGAGGATAATGCTCATCCAGTCACTGGATCATCTGAGCACTATGTCTTATATGACCGCTTCCATGAGCAGAATGCCACAGATCCACAGGACATACTATGCAGGATCCAACTTGTCCCTGAGCTGAAAGGGTGGTTGAATAGCCAAGTTGCTGAGCAGTTCTTTGCCAAAATGCGTAAAAGCAACTACTTCTTCAATAACATGACTCCATCAACCCATGCATTTCTTATGAGAAGTGTTATCCATCGTCCTAACACCTCCACAAATAGAGCACTTCTGGAGAGGCAGTTAAACTCTGGATGTCGGCTTGAACTTCTAAACACCATCACCTTGTCTACTTTGGGACAAGCTGTCATAGGTGATGCATCAAAACGACGAAGCACAACTGTGGTGGCTCAGGCATCTTCAGCAACAA GATCTCAACTCACTCCAGCCGAGCCAAGGTCAACTGAAAGCATAGCTGCACAACCACCCACTGATGAAGCACAAACACAAA ATGTTGGCCCTTCGCACCATTGTGGGCAGCATTGTGCAACACTTACTGCCATCAGCAACCTCAGGCCCTGTAGAACAATGTGGTCAGCTGGAGGAGATCATCCCCTCCAGGAACAGCTG GTCAGCTATGTTCTGGATGAGGGTAGGCCTGCCAATGAAATTATGATTAAGGATGGCCCTACATGTTTGACCAGAGAGAACCTGTTATCTTTAGGTCTAAACAGGGAAATGGACTCAATG GTGGGAAATGCTTGTCTGAGGCTTGTTAAGGAGATGGTTGAGTTACAG GGGAAAAAGGTCTTTATTATGGACCTCCACATCCCCCCAACATGGCTCCCACCCTTGAGTTGTGACCCTCTAGGCAGTCTTCCT GTCGACTCCGCCGAGAAAGATGCACTTATATTCCCACTGTGGATACAAGGCCATTTTTTGCTATGT GGCTGTTGCACAAAAGCTCATGCCTGGGCCATGGGAAGAACAGTCAGGCCTGGATGTTGA